In the genome of Streptomyces pactum, one region contains:
- a CDS encoding response regulator transcription factor, whose translation MSVLLEQPSSLVAYRPNKPTAMVVVADPRVRSTVTRHLWALGVRDVIEASSIAEARPRISNPRDICVADVHLPDGSGLTLLSETRAAGWPNGLALSAADDIGAVRNALAGGVKGYVVTGTRTNLGLPGRPGAAPIGAAAARLHRRPPGAPGHPGGFRELSGREVEVLRLVAEGQSNKAIGVSMGLSALTVKSHLARIARKLGTGDRAGMVAVALRTGIIH comes from the coding sequence GTGTCTGTTCTCCTTGAGCAACCGTCCAGCCTGGTCGCCTACCGTCCGAACAAGCCGACGGCGATGGTCGTGGTCGCCGACCCCCGTGTCCGCTCCACCGTCACCCGCCACCTGTGGGCGCTCGGCGTACGCGATGTGATCGAGGCGTCGTCGATCGCCGAGGCACGCCCCCGGATCAGCAACCCGCGCGACATCTGCGTCGCCGACGTCCACCTTCCCGACGGCTCGGGGCTCACCCTGCTCTCCGAGACCCGCGCCGCGGGCTGGCCCAACGGGCTGGCGCTCTCGGCCGCCGACGACATCGGGGCGGTACGCAACGCCCTGGCCGGCGGCGTCAAGGGCTATGTGGTCACCGGCACCCGTACCAACCTGGGCCTGCCGGGCCGCCCCGGCGCCGCCCCCATCGGAGCCGCCGCCGCCCGGCTGCACCGCCGCCCGCCCGGCGCGCCGGGGCACCCGGGGGGCTTCCGGGAACTGTCCGGGCGGGAGGTGGAGGTGCTCCGGCTGGTGGCGGAGGGCCAGTCGAACAAGGCCATCGGCGTCTCGATGGGCCTGTCCGCGCTCACCGTCAAGAGCCATCTGGCGCGCATCGCCCGCAAGCTGGGCACCGGTGACCGGGCCGGCATGGTCGCCGTCGCCCTGCGCACCGGAATCATCCACTGA
- the hemE gene encoding uroporphyrinogen decarboxylase: MSVSDRPTGPQQTGPTAVSAVQDSAFLRACRREPVPHTPVWFMRQAGRSLPEYRKVREGTAMLESCMRPDLVTEITLQPVRRHGVDAAIYFSDIVVPLKAIGVDLDIKPGVGPVVAEPVRTRADLERLRPLEPDDVAYVTEAIGMLTGELGATPLIGFAGAPFTLASYLVEGGPSRNHEHTKALMYGDPQLWADLLDRLADITAAFLKVQIEAGASAVQLFDSWVGALAPADYRRRVLPASAKVFDAVAPYGVPRIHFGVGTGELLGPLGEAGADVVGVDWRVPLDEAARRVGPGKALQGNLDPAVLFAPREAVESKADEVLEAARDLPGHVFNLGHGVLPDTDPDALTRLVEYVHTRTAR, encoded by the coding sequence ATGAGCGTCTCCGACCGGCCGACAGGCCCGCAGCAGACCGGCCCCACCGCGGTGTCGGCGGTCCAGGATTCAGCGTTCCTCCGGGCGTGCCGCCGGGAGCCCGTACCGCACACGCCGGTGTGGTTCATGCGCCAGGCCGGACGCTCGCTCCCCGAGTACCGCAAGGTCCGCGAGGGCACCGCCATGCTGGAGTCCTGCATGCGGCCGGACCTGGTCACCGAGATCACCCTGCAGCCGGTCCGCCGGCACGGCGTGGACGCCGCGATCTACTTCAGCGACATCGTCGTCCCGCTCAAGGCCATCGGCGTGGACCTGGACATCAAGCCCGGCGTCGGCCCGGTCGTCGCCGAGCCGGTGCGCACCCGGGCCGACCTGGAGCGGCTGCGCCCGCTGGAGCCGGACGACGTGGCCTACGTCACCGAGGCGATCGGGATGCTCACCGGTGAGCTGGGCGCCACCCCGCTGATCGGTTTCGCCGGCGCCCCCTTCACGCTCGCCAGCTACCTCGTGGAGGGCGGGCCGTCCCGCAACCACGAGCACACCAAGGCGCTCATGTACGGGGACCCGCAGCTCTGGGCCGACCTGCTGGACCGGCTCGCGGACATCACCGCCGCCTTCCTCAAGGTGCAGATCGAGGCGGGCGCCTCCGCCGTCCAGCTCTTCGACTCCTGGGTCGGCGCGCTGGCCCCGGCCGACTACCGGCGCAGGGTGCTGCCGGCCTCCGCCAAGGTCTTCGACGCCGTGGCCCCCTACGGGGTGCCGCGCATCCACTTCGGCGTGGGCACCGGGGAGCTGCTCGGCCCGCTCGGCGAGGCCGGCGCGGACGTGGTGGGCGTGGACTGGCGGGTGCCGCTGGACGAGGCCGCCCGCCGCGTCGGGCCCGGCAAGGCGCTCCAGGGCAACCTCGACCCGGCGGTGCTCTTCGCGCCGCGCGAGGCGGTGGAGAGCAAGGCCGACGAGGTGCTGGAAGCCGCCCGCGACCTGCCCGGGCACGTGTTCAACCTCGGTCACGGGGTGCTGCCGGACACCGACCCGGACGCCCTGACCCGGCTGGTGGAGTACGTGCACACCCGCACCGCCCGCTGA
- a CDS encoding FAD-dependent oxidoreductase has translation MVVVGGDAAGMSAASQARRLKGEDELEIVAFERGGFSSYSACGIPYWVGGQVDGADQLIARSPGEHRERGIDLRMRTEVTELDLPGQRVRARDLESGDERWWGFDRLVLATGATPVRPDLPGIGAPGVHGVQSLDDGRALLDTLEEVARRGGAPDGGPRAVVVGAGYIGVEMAEALIRRGFRVTVLNRAPQPMTTLDPDMGELVHEAMCGMGIETVNGAEVTAIRTGADGSVRAVATEDAEYPAEVVVLGLGVRPATGLARDAGLPLGEYGGLLTDLSMRVRGTENVWAGGDCVEVLDLVSGRTRHIPLGTHANKHGQVIGSNAAGGYATFPGVVGTAVSKVCDLEIARTGLLERQAAEEGLRFVSVTIESTSRAGYYPDARPMRVKMLAERRTGRLLGTQIVGREGAGKRVDIAAVALTARMTVEEMTALDLGYAPPFSPVWDPVLVAARKAVAAVRKAG, from the coding sequence ATGGTGGTCGTCGGGGGTGACGCGGCGGGGATGTCGGCGGCGTCCCAGGCCCGGCGGCTGAAGGGCGAGGACGAGCTGGAGATCGTCGCCTTCGAACGGGGCGGTTTCAGCTCGTACTCCGCGTGCGGCATCCCGTACTGGGTGGGCGGCCAGGTGGACGGCGCCGACCAGCTGATCGCGCGCAGCCCCGGGGAGCACCGGGAGCGCGGCATCGACCTGCGGATGCGCACCGAGGTGACCGAGCTGGACCTGCCCGGGCAGCGGGTGCGCGCCCGGGACCTGGAGTCCGGCGACGAGCGGTGGTGGGGCTTCGACCGGCTGGTGCTGGCCACCGGCGCCACCCCGGTGCGCCCGGACCTGCCGGGCATCGGCGCGCCCGGGGTGCACGGGGTGCAGTCGCTGGACGACGGCCGGGCGCTGCTGGACACCCTGGAGGAGGTCGCCCGGCGCGGCGGCGCACCGGACGGCGGGCCGCGGGCCGTGGTGGTCGGCGCCGGGTACATCGGCGTGGAGATGGCGGAGGCGCTGATCCGCCGCGGGTTCCGGGTGACGGTGCTCAACCGCGCCCCGCAGCCGATGACCACCCTCGACCCGGACATGGGCGAGCTGGTCCACGAGGCGATGTGCGGGATGGGGATCGAGACGGTCAACGGCGCGGAGGTCACCGCGATCCGCACCGGCGCCGACGGGTCGGTGCGGGCGGTGGCCACCGAGGACGCCGAGTACCCGGCGGAGGTGGTGGTGCTGGGCCTGGGCGTGCGGCCGGCCACCGGCCTGGCGCGGGACGCCGGGCTGCCGCTGGGCGAGTACGGCGGGCTGCTCACCGATCTGTCGATGCGGGTGCGCGGTACGGAGAACGTCTGGGCGGGCGGCGACTGCGTGGAGGTGCTGGACCTGGTCTCCGGCCGGACCCGGCACATCCCGCTGGGCACGCACGCCAACAAGCACGGCCAGGTCATCGGCTCCAACGCGGCGGGCGGCTACGCCACCTTCCCCGGGGTGGTGGGCACCGCGGTGAGCAAGGTCTGCGACCTGGAGATCGCCCGCACCGGGCTGCTGGAGCGTCAGGCGGCCGAGGAGGGCCTGCGGTTCGTGTCGGTGACCATCGAATCCACCAGCCGCGCCGGCTACTACCCCGACGCCCGGCCGATGCGGGTGAAGATGCTCGCCGAGCGCCGTACCGGACGGCTGCTGGGGACGCAGATCGTGGGCCGGGAGGGCGCCGGGAAGCGGGTGGACATCGCGGCGGTGGCGCTCACCGCGCGGATGACGGTGGAGGAGATGACCGCGCTCGACCTGGGGTACGCGCCGCCGTTCTCCCCGGTGTGGGACCCGGTGCTGGTCGCGGCGCGCAAGGCGGTGGCGGCGGTCCGCAAGGCGGGCTGA
- a CDS encoding DUF3000 domain-containing protein, whose protein sequence is MAAAQGHLADGADSTGGRDGAPLAFRHAVAGLRGVRPRAEVELDPTPPPRRLAPFAYALEAVVAADDAEDDGGTELAEGRLILLHDPEGHESWRGTFRLVTLVHAELEPEMAADPLLPEVCWSWLTGALQGRRVEYLEPSGTVTLAASHHFGGLGDREPSTRIEIRASWTPSDAAGVPDTAAHLAAWCDVLCQIAGLPPAQGQEPGVVPLPQRRGPRPR, encoded by the coding sequence ATGGCAGCGGCTCAGGGACACCTTGCGGACGGCGCGGACAGCACGGGAGGGCGGGACGGCGCCCCACTGGCCTTCCGGCACGCGGTCGCCGGACTGCGCGGCGTACGGCCGCGGGCCGAGGTGGAACTGGACCCCACCCCGCCGCCGCGCCGGCTGGCGCCCTTCGCGTACGCGCTGGAGGCGGTGGTGGCGGCCGACGACGCGGAGGACGACGGCGGGACGGAGCTGGCCGAGGGCCGGCTGATCCTGCTGCACGACCCGGAGGGGCACGAGTCCTGGCGCGGCACCTTCCGGCTGGTGACGCTGGTCCACGCCGAGCTGGAGCCGGAGATGGCCGCGGACCCGCTGCTGCCGGAGGTGTGCTGGTCGTGGCTGACCGGGGCGCTCCAGGGGCGCCGGGTGGAGTACCTGGAGCCCAGCGGCACGGTGACGCTGGCCGCCTCCCACCACTTCGGCGGGCTGGGCGACCGCGAACCGTCCACCCGGATCGAGATCCGCGCCTCCTGGACGCCCTCCGACGCCGCGGGGGTGCCGGACACCGCGGCGCACCTGGCGGCCTGGTGCGACGTGCTGTGCCAGATCGCGGGGCTGCCGCCGGCCCAGGGGCAGGAGCCGGGCGTGGTGCCGCTGCCGCAGCGCCGCGGCCCCCGCCCCCGCTGA